A genomic stretch from Silurus meridionalis isolate SWU-2019-XX chromosome 1, ASM1480568v1, whole genome shotgun sequence includes:
- the znf207b gene encoding BUB3-interacting and GLEBS motif-containing protein ZNF207b, whose translation MGRKKKKQLKPWCWYCNRDFDDEKILIQHQKAKHFKCHICHKKLYTGPGLAIHCMQVHKETIDGVPNAIPGRTDIELEIYGMEGIPEKDMQERRRVLEQKSQEGQKKKQNQDDSDEDDDEDEAGPAPFQPPPVAQPQNAYMPPAGYSGMPHMMPGVPPMMPGMPAVMPGMPPGMMQMAGMMPPGPGVPLMMAGMPPGMPPHIPRPGIPPMAQVPSLTAPGVPPRPAAPVAPPTASKPLFPSAAQAQQPVLTTADTPKATFPAYTQPATSSSSTSSTSSSSGPASSTAAKPNPPAVSAKPAVVSSSSATSKLMHPDEDISLEERRAQLPRYQRLIPSRPGPPVAAAAPPSGVVVGSIPPQQPLIRHPMHGQYGAPPQGMPGYMPAYGQVQVPQFQGMNRF comes from the exons atgggaagaaagaagaagaagcagctgAAGCCGTGGTGTTG GTACTGCAACAGAGACTTCGACGATGAGAAGATCCTTATTCAGCATCAGAAAGCCAAACATTTCAAATGTCACATATGTCACAAAAAGCTGTACACGGGACCCGGCCTGGCCATACACTGCATGCAG GTGCACAAGGAGACGATAGACGGAGTTCCTAACGCAATACCTGGTCGAACTGACATCGAGCTGGAGATCTACGGCATGGAAGGCATTCCCGAGAAGGACATGCAGGAGCGGAGACGAGTTCTGGAGCAGAAATCTCAAG AAGGCcagaagaagaaacagaacCAGGATGACTCTGATGAGGACGATGATGAAGACGAAGCCGGTCCGGCACCGTTTCAGCCCCCGCCCGTTGCCCAGCCGCAGAACGCCTACATGCCCCCGGCTGGTTACTCGG gtatgccTCATATGATGCCTGGTGTTCCTCCAATGATGCCTGGAATGCCTGCAGTGATGCCCGGGATGCCACCTGG AATGATGCAGATGGCAGGAATGATGCCCCCGGGGCCTGGAGTGCCCCTCATGATGGCAGGAATGCCCCCTG GAATGCCCCCTCACATACCCCGGCCTGGGATTCCCCCGATGGCTCAGGTACCTTCACTAACAGCACCAGGTGTTCCACCCCGCCCAGCCGCACCCGTCGCCCCGCCCACTGCCTCCAAACCCCTCTTCCCCAGTGCTGCTCag GCCCAGCAGCCGGTTCTCACTACTGCTGATACTCCCAAAGCAACGTTCCCGGCCTACACCCAGCCTGCGACGTCTTCCTCTTCCAcatcctccacttcctcctcctccggTCCTGCTAGTAGCACTGCGGCTAAACCCAACCCCCCTGCAGTGTCCGCTAAACCCGCAGTCGTCTCCAGCTCCAGTGCTACCAGTAAGTTGATGCATCCTGATGAGGATATCTCGCTG GAGGAAAGGCGAGCACAGCTGCCTAGGTATCAGAGGTTGATTCCTTCTCGTCCTGGGCCGCCTGTAGCTGCTGCGGCGCCCCCTTCTGGGGTAGTGGTGGGCTCCATACCTCCACAGCAACCTCTCATTAGACACCCCATGCACG gtcagtACGGCGCGCCCCCTCAGGGAATGCCGGGGTATATGCCAGCATACGGTCAGGTGCAGGTGCCTCAGTTCCAGGGCATGAACCGGTTCTGA